From the genome of Deinococcus apachensis DSM 19763:
TCCATCCAGAATCCGGCGGGCGCGCAGGCGCTGGTGGGCGTGAAGCCCACGTTCGGGCTCGTGCCGACGGCCGGGGTGGTGCCGCTCAGCGCCTCCGCCCGGGACGTCCTCGGACCGCTGGCGCGAACGGTGCGGGACGCCGCGGTGATGCTGGACGTGATGGTGGGCGTCTGCCCCGAGGACCCGACCACCCAGGCGGCCAGGGGGCACGGGCCGCGCGACGGGTACGCCGCGGCCCTCCGGGTGGGCGCCCTCCGGGGGAAACGCCTGGGCCTGTACGGGCCGGGATGGCGGGACCAGCCCCCCGGTGAGGAGACACGGCGCCTGTACGAGCAGGCGCTCCAGGAACTGCGTGCCCTGGGGGCCAGCCTGGTGGAAGACCCGTTCGCCGGTTCCGGGTTCGGGGCCTTCATGAAGGGTGTGCGGGCCTCATGGGGGTTCGAGTGCCTGGTGCACGACCTGCAGGCTTACCTGGAGCGCCTGGCGAGCCCTCTTGTGCCCGGCGTGTCAGCGTTGCGGCGGCTGGGCGGGCGGGACCCGTTCGCGGAGGGGGAGGTGCTGGGCGAGCTTCGTGGGCGCCTGGGCAGCGCCCTGGAGGCCCCGCGCGTGCTGCCCGACCTGTCCAGGTTCTGGCACGCGCGCGCGCACTTGTTGCGCGAGTTCGGCACGGTCCTCACCACGTCGGCCCTGGACGCGCTGGTGTTTCCGCAGCGGTTGGGTGATCTCCCGCGGCTGGATGGCGCGGGAGACATCGCAAGCTCGACGGA
Proteins encoded in this window:
- a CDS encoding amidase, translated to MNVEELTVQEVLQSYATGTFSCQALTHAYLERIARFNPRYNAFVYVNEHAMREARAIDTRLAAGEEVGALAGIPVVIKDPVDVAGMPTTAGWAPLSERAGGVAFIPGRDAPVVARLRAAGAIILGKTNVPAFSFDLSRTTTSWAGPTLNAAQPELVPGASSAGSATAVSGNLALLGVGTETSGSIQNPAGAQALVGVKPTFGLVPTAGVVPLSASARDVLGPLARTVRDAAVMLDVMVGVCPEDPTTQAARGHGPRDGYAAALRVGALRGKRLGLYGPGWRDQPPGEETRRLYEQALQELRALGASLVEDPFAGSGFGAFMKGVRASWGFECLVHDLQAYLERLASPLVPGVSALRRLGGRDPFAEGEVLGELRGRLGSALEAPRVLPDLSRFWHARAHLLREFGTVLTTSALDALVFPQRLGDLPRLDGAGDIASSTEPEINIAGLPGVTVPAGYHTSGAPFALMFLGPKWSEADLLAFAHDYEQATRYRTAPVLQVR